Within Caulobacter segnis, the genomic segment CCTTCGTCCAGTCGCATGGCCTGCCGTCGTGGCTGGGCGGCTTCGGCACGCGCCTGTCGGGCACCTGGACCTCGTCCAAGGTCACCCTGCCGTCGGTCGGCGGCGTGCCGGCTCGCACCATCTCGCTGCTGGGCACCTCGGACGCCGTCTACAACGTCCAGGCCATCTACGAGAAGTACGGCCTGACCCTGCGTCTGGCCTACCAGTACCGCACGCCGTGGGGCCAGTCGGTGGGCGCGTACCGCACCATCAACGGTGGGACCTACGCCACCGACAACGGCGACATCTTCTGGGACAGCGACGAGGAGATGGACTTCTCGGCCCGCTATCAGGTCAACAAGAACGTCGAGGTGTTCTTCGACGCCAGCAACCTGACCAACCAGGGCGCGCGCCGCTACGGCGACCAGTCGCGCTATCCGATCGAGTTCGAACGGTTCGGCCGCCGCTATGTCGGCGGGGTGCGCTTCAACTTCTAGCGCTTACCGCCTAACGCTTTCCGGCGGGGCGCTGCAGCCAGTGGCGCAGCGCCCCGTTGACCGGGCTGGGCGCCTCCATCGGCGTCATGTGGCCGGTCTTCGGGATCACCACGAGGTGGGTGCAGCCGATCGCCCAGGCCATCTCGCGGTGGCCGGCGGCGGGGGTGATCTGGTCGTTCTCGCCGACGATGATCACCAGCGGCACGTGCAGGGCCTTCAGCGCCGCCTCGCCATCCTCGCGCTCCAGGCTGTTCTGGCGCAGGAAGACCTCGCGGCCCAGGCGCTGGGTCATCTCGACGATGCGGGTGGTCAGGTCGAGGTCATCGAGGCGCGAGGCGTCGATGTAGCTCTTCATGATCGCCTGGCCGATCCCTAAGAACGTCCCGCCCTTGGCGGCGGCCTTGTTCAGCGCCCGACGCTGGGCGGCGCGCTCGGCGGTGTCGACGCGGATCGAGGTGTCCAGCAGGGCCAGGCGCTGGATGCGCTGCGGCGCGATCCGGGCGATCTCCTGGGCCACATAGCCGCCCATCGAGAACCCGGCCAGGGCGAAGGTCGGCTCGGCCTTGTCCAGCACGCTCTCCGCCATCTCGCGGATCGTCGCGTAGGGCGTCAGGTCCGGGACCCAGATGCGGGCGACATCCGACAGATCGCTGATCTGGTCGCGCCACAGCTCGGCGTCGTTGAGCAGGCCGGGCAGCAGGATCAGCTGGGGGAGGGAAGCGGTAGGGTCGGTCATCGCGGCCTTATAGCCCGACGCGCGGACGGTTCAG encodes:
- a CDS encoding alpha/beta fold hydrolase; translated protein: MTDPTASLPQLILLPGLLNDAELWRDQISDLSDVARIWVPDLTPYATIREMAESVLDKAEPTFALAGFSMGGYVAQEIARIAPQRIQRLALLDTSIRVDTAERAAQRRALNKAAAKGGTFLGIGQAIMKSYIDASRLDDLDLTTRIVEMTQRLGREVFLRQNSLEREDGEAALKALHVPLVIIVGENDQITPAAGHREMAWAIGCTHLVVIPKTGHMTPMEAPSPVNGALRHWLQRPAGKR